In a genomic window of Candidatus Goldiibacteriota bacterium:
- the nuoE gene encoding NADH-quinone oxidoreductase subunit NuoE, translated as MEMQKKFEKVMEIIERNGANAARLIPILQEIQDEYRYLPEEIMDFTATCLKIPPARVYGVATFYSHFALAPKGKYIIKVCDGTACHVKRSEALIEAIRKKLKLTESKNTTDDMLFTLETVSCLGACGLAPVVVINEDIYGQMTSDKITAVLTDIIKKEGENNADN; from the coding sequence ATGGAAATGCAGAAAAAATTTGAAAAGGTAATGGAAATAATAGAAAGAAACGGCGCTAATGCGGCAAGGTTAATTCCAATACTTCAGGAGATTCAGGACGAATACAGGTATCTGCCGGAAGAAATAATGGACTTTACCGCCACGTGCCTGAAAATTCCGCCTGCAAGGGTCTATGGGGTTGCCACTTTTTACTCTCATTTTGCCCTTGCCCCAAAAGGCAAATACATCATTAAGGTATGCGACGGGACAGCGTGCCACGTAAAACGTTCTGAAGCGCTGATAGAAGCAATAAGAAAGAAACTTAAGCTTACTGAAAGTAAGAATACAACGGATGACATGCTTTTTACCCTTGAAACTGTGTCGTGCCTTGGGGCGTGCGGCCTTGCGCCTGTCGTCGTGATAAATGAAGATATTTACGGCCAGATGACCTCGGATAAAATAACAGCAGTCCTTACAGATATTATTAAAAAGGAAGGTGAAAACAATGCAGACAATTGA